The genomic stretch GGAAGCGAAGGCCGCGCTCAAGAAGCTGCGCTGGACGTTCTAGGAGTAAGTACGGTTCCCCATGGCTGAGCCCGAACCCCTCATTGGCATCGACCTGGGAACGACGAACAGCATCGTCGCCACCGTCCAGGACGGCCAGCCCGTCGTCATCAAGAACCGCACGGGCCAGGGGCTCACGCCCTCCGTCGTGGCCATGGCGAAGAACGGCAAGCGGCTGGTGGGCAGCATCGCCAAGCGGCAGGCCATCACCAATCCGCAGGAGACGGTGTACGCGGCCAAGCGGCTCATCGGCCGGAAGTTCTCCTCGCACGAGGTGCAGGACTCGCTGCGCGCGCTGCCCTACGAGGTGGTGGCCGGGCAGCACGACGACTTGCGCATCTGCATGGGCGGCAAGGACCTGTCCGTCCCCGAAATCAGCGCCATGATTCTCCAGGAGCTGAAGGCGGACGCGGAGGCGCACTTCGGCCGGCCCGTCTCCAAGGCCGTCATCACGGTGCCGGCCTACTTCAACGACGCCCAGCGCCAGGCCACCAAGGACGCGGGCCGCATCGCCGGGTTGGACGTGCTGCGCATCATCAACGAGCCCACGGCGGCGGCGCTGGCCTACGGCTTCGGCCGCACGGTGAACGGGCGCGTGGCAGTGCTGGACCTGGGGGGCGGCACCTTCGACGTGTCCGTGCTGGATATCTCCCAGGGCGTCTTCGACGTGGTGGGCACCGGCGGTGACACCTACCTGGGCGGCGAGGACTGGGACAACCGCATCATCGAGTGGCTCGTCTTCGGCTTCGCGAAGGAGCACGGCATCGACCTGCGCAAGGACCGCATGGCGTTGCAGCGGCTCAAGGACGCGGCGGAGAAGGCCAAGGTGGAGCTGTCCAGCGTGCGCGAGGCGGGGCTCAACCTGCCCTTCATCTGCACGCCGCCCGGCGGTGGTGCGGCGCTGCACCTGCAGGCCACGCTGAGCCGCGACAAGCTGGATGACCTGACGTCCGACCTGGCGGAGCGGGTGGTGGGACTCACCACCGAG from Myxococcus xanthus encodes the following:
- the dnaK gene encoding molecular chaperone DnaK yields the protein MAEPEPLIGIDLGTTNSIVATVQDGQPVVIKNRTGQGLTPSVVAMAKNGKRLVGSIAKRQAITNPQETVYAAKRLIGRKFSSHEVQDSLRALPYEVVAGQHDDLRICMGGKDLSVPEISAMILQELKADAEAHFGRPVSKAVITVPAYFNDAQRQATKDAGRIAGLDVLRIINEPTAAALAYGFGRTVNGRVAVLDLGGGTFDVSVLDISQGVFDVVGTGGDTYLGGEDWDNRIIEWLVFGFAKEHGIDLRKDRMALQRLKDAAEKAKVELSSVREAGLNLPFICTPPGGGAALHLQATLSRDKLDDLTSDLAERVVGLTTEVLGEAGVRASELKEVILVGGMSRMPKIVEAVRGYFRREPCKGVHPDEVVALGAAIQAHALVQPEHELLLLDVTPQSLGVAIAGGSVRRLIPKNTTVPTSATEVFATSKDLQRVVKIMVLQGEHDLAHQNELLGEFVLTGLREAPRGQVEIDVTFDINAEGIVSVHAKDRETGLRQSITVTASSGLTEEELQRIMDEQRGYLIAARASEELKTRRVELDSLARDVVDALTRARLLPGGGGLAPDVMPRAEQVLEHARAVRAGEDVAALGRACELLTGCLAQLKGPAPSGTGR